In Zea mays cultivar B73 chromosome 7, Zm-B73-REFERENCE-NAM-5.0, whole genome shotgun sequence, the following proteins share a genomic window:
- the LOC100281110 gene encoding eukaryotic translation initiation factor 3 subunit 2 produces the protein MRPILMKGHERPLTFLRYNRDGDLLFSCAKDHTPTVWYADNGDRLGTYRGHNGAVWTCDVSRDSARLITGSADQTAKLWDVSTGKELFSFRFDAPARSVEFAIGDALAVVTTDNFMDHVPTVQVKRIAEDIDDQTEESALVITGIKGRINRAVWGPLNRTIITAGEDATVRIWDSETGQLLKESDKESGHQKTISSLSKSLDWSHFITGSLDKSAKLWDTRTLTLIKTYVTERPVNAVDISPTHDTVVLGGGQDAMNVTMTDRRAGKFEAKFYHKILQEEIGGVKGHFGPINALAFNPDGRSFSSGGEDGYVRLHHFDSDYFSIKM, from the exons ATGAGGCCGATCTTGATGAAGGGCCACGAGCGCCCGCTCACGTTCCTGCGCTACAACCGCGACGGGGACCTCCTCTTCTCCTGCGCCAAGGACCACACCCCCACGGTCTGGTACGCCGACAACGGCGACCGCCTCGGCACCTACCGCGGCCACAACGGCGCTGTCTGGACCTGCGACGTCTCCCGCGACTCGGCGCGCCTCATCACCGGATCCGCCGACCAGACCGCCAAGCTCTGGGATGTCAGCACGGGGAAGGAGCTCTTCAGCTTCCGCTTCGACGCGCCCGCCAGGTCCGTCGAGTTCGCCATCGGGGACGCGCTCGCCGTCGTCACCACCGACAACTTCATGGACCACGTCCCCACCGTCCAGGTCAAGCGCATCGCCGAGGACATCGACGACC AGACGGAGGAGTCTGCACTCGTCATCAccggcatcaagggaaggatcaaCAGGGCCGTTTGGGGGCCGCTCAACAGGACCATCATCACTGCCGGAGAGGATGCCACCGTTCGCATTTGGGATTCAGAG ACTGGACAACTTCTGAAAGAGTCTGACAAGGAATCCGGACATCAGAAGACCATTTCATCATTGTCAAAATCCCTAGATTGGTCACATTTTATTACTGGCTCCTTGGATAAATCTGCCAAG CTATGGGATACAAGAACGCTGACCCTGATCAAGACATATGTCACAGAGAGACCTGTTAATGCTGTTGACATCTCTCCCACTCATGATACT gTGGTTCTAGGAGGTGGTCAGGATGCAATGAATGTGACTATGACTGACCGCCGTGCTGGTAAATTTGAGGCTAAATTCTACCACAAG ATTTTGCAAGAGGAAATTGGTGGTGTTAAAGGGCATTTTGGGCCAATTAATGCTTTGGCATTTAATCCTGATGGGCGGAG CTTTTCAAGTGGTGGTGAAGATGGATATGTAAGGTTGCATCATTTTGATTCTGACTACTTTAGCATCAAAATGTAG
- the LOC103633697 gene encoding basic blue protein produces the protein MASANSKQVLLLLAAVACLASLASATQWTVGDVGGWRAKFNETGWTDGKTFTVGDTLLFVYPKENHTVVKVGKDAFAACDLSANLQLGNWTSGSDVVPLDQPGMVWFICNKPNHCLNGMNLAINVVDAATPGAPMAPMTPGAPMAPMTPAPSPAASSPPSAAVRCPVGGAVAAAAAVVVAAALAF, from the exons ATGGCGTCCGCCAACTCCAAGCAAGTGCTGCTTCTCCTGGCCGCCGTCGCGTGCCTCGCGTCGCTGGCCTCCGCCACGCAGTGGACGGTCGGAGACGTAGGCGGCTGGAGGGCCAAGTTCAACGAGACCGGCTGGACCGACGGCAAGACGTTCACGGTCGGCGACACCCTGC TGTTCGTGTACCCCAAGGAGAACCACACGGTGGTGAAGGTCGGCAAGGACGCCTTCGCGGCGTGCGACCTGAGCGCCAACCTGCAACTGGGGAACTGGACCAGCGGCAGCGACGTCGTGCCGCTGGACCAGCCCGGCATGGTGTGGTTCATCTGCAACAAGCCCAACCACTGCCTCAACGGCATGAATCTCGCCATCAACGTGGTCGATGCCGCCACCCCAGGTGCCCCGATGGCCCCGATGACCCCAGGTGCCCCGATGGCCCCGATGACCCCGGCCCCGTCCCCAGCAGCATCGTCGCCGCCGTCTGCAGCCGTGAGGTGCCCGGTCGGCGGCGCGGTGGCCGCCGCGGCAGCCGTCGTGGTCGCGGCCGCGCTCGCGTTCTAG